One Cyanobium sp. AMD-g genomic window carries:
- a CDS encoding nucleoside triphosphate pyrophosphatase: protein MLLLASASPARRRLLEQAGVPHRVQVSGVDEEGIQEQDPLRLVQRLALAKAQAVAERLSSGAAWPSLGVLGCDSLLVVQGEVWGKPRDAAEAVARWRRMAGGWGDLHTGHALVRRPAPLQAVVTTRVHFAALSTGEIEAYVASGEPLACAGGFALEGRGGLVVERLEGCFSNVIGLSLPLLRHWLDPGLLAQAAG from the coding sequence TTGCTCCTTTTGGCTTCCGCTTCTCCTGCCCGGCGTCGCCTGCTGGAGCAGGCCGGCGTCCCCCACAGGGTCCAGGTGAGCGGCGTGGATGAGGAGGGGATCCAGGAGCAGGATCCGCTGCGGCTCGTGCAACGGCTGGCCCTCGCCAAGGCGCAGGCCGTGGCGGAGAGGCTGAGTTCCGGGGCGGCGTGGCCGTCCCTGGGGGTGCTGGGCTGCGACTCCCTGCTGGTGGTGCAGGGGGAGGTGTGGGGCAAACCCCGGGATGCCGCCGAGGCGGTGGCCCGCTGGCGGCGCATGGCCGGTGGTTGGGGCGACCTGCACACCGGCCATGCCCTGGTGCGGCGACCCGCGCCGCTGCAGGCGGTGGTGACCACCCGGGTGCACTTCGCCGCACTCAGCACCGGGGAGATTGAGGCCTACGTGGCCAGTGGTGAGCCCCTGGCCTGTGCCGGAGGTTTTGCCCTCGAGGGCCGTGGCGGCCTGGTGGTGGAACGGCTCGAGGGTTGCTTCAGCAATGTGATCGGGCTCAGCCTGCCGCTGCTGCGGCACTGGCTCGACCCAGGGCTGCTCGCTCAAGCGGCTGGCTGA
- a CDS encoding Npun_F0494 family protein → MPKADTESLSLARAALSLRCLPFRRGFYEAVEGQALSSEELAQMTGPASPLTFGPLSSDRAEDHFLWLIRLGVLRREVDGQGLTERVRLTPLGRQVLRRWSSEIPRAGRRERIVEALRRHRPRL, encoded by the coding sequence ATGCCAAAGGCCGACACCGAGTCCCTTTCCCTGGCACGGGCCGCTCTCTCGCTCCGCTGCCTGCCGTTCCGCCGCGGCTTCTACGAGGCGGTGGAAGGCCAGGCGCTCAGCAGCGAGGAGCTCGCCCAAATGACCGGTCCCGCCTCCCCGCTCACCTTCGGTCCCCTCAGCAGCGATCGGGCCGAGGACCATTTCCTCTGGCTGATCCGGCTGGGAGTGCTGCGCCGGGAAGTTGACGGCCAGGGACTGACCGAACGGGTGCGGCTGACGCCCTTGGGCCGCCAGGTGCTGCGGCGATGGTCCAGCGAGATCCCCCGGGCGGGACGGCGGGAGCGGATCGTGGAAGCGTTGCGTCGCCACCGCCCCCGCCTTTGA